One genomic region from Alteromonas pelagimontana encodes:
- a CDS encoding hybrid sensor histidine kinase/response regulator: MNFIHDLQNIVSNQQLDFDEKVQKLLSLGLLVFGLDIGLVSRVQGTNYTVLFAQTPDNSLTAGTSFDLEGTYCVHTLEANSAISFHQASETDIAEHPCYKNFGLESYIGAPIRVGELVFGTVNFSSAKASKPFTETHIDYVELLAQWLGSEYARKESVSQLVQANKMLNKLENVAKIGSWEVDLATDKITWSDQTRKIHEVASDYVPELNSAIQFYKDRSRDTVTKAVESAVAHGEDWNLEVELITAKGKNIWVSTHGSAEFEDGQCKRLFGTFQDITEAVTLRNELKKQKIEAELALRDRSILFAKVSHELRTPLNGITGMLTALVDEGNAERRKEMLQVALRSSDNLLKIINEVLDYSKLSHGSMKLEPSHFLLKTSFVDLASMYLPLFTKKSIDFFVNLDISDSCWVYVDSTRLSQIVSNLLSNSLKFTDKGEVKLTASAKGGNGKVHLAIVIEDTGVGMTQPFLKSIFTPFRQDIRDISVKNRGTGLGLSIVKELVDMMGGSINVQSEKNIGSTFRVELTVATGQEDLSDRNDNDTALIDGSRLNVLVVDDNEINRLVMEASLNKFHITPDFAVDGRDAVYKCEENSYDLIFMDCVMPELDGLDATRILRQRGLVADETVIAALTANTADADKQACKKAGMNLFIAKPFKMKSIYTAVESALAKINLR, translated from the coding sequence TTGAACTTTATTCACGATTTACAAAATATTGTTTCTAATCAACAGCTGGATTTTGATGAAAAAGTACAAAAGTTACTTTCACTTGGCTTACTTGTCTTCGGACTAGATATTGGTCTGGTTAGTCGCGTTCAGGGAACAAATTATACGGTACTCTTTGCACAAACGCCTGATAACTCACTTACAGCAGGTACATCCTTTGATTTAGAAGGAACCTATTGCGTACATACGTTAGAAGCAAATTCTGCTATTAGTTTTCACCAAGCTTCTGAAACCGATATTGCGGAACATCCTTGCTACAAGAACTTTGGTCTGGAATCTTACATTGGTGCACCAATTCGAGTTGGCGAGTTAGTTTTTGGCACAGTTAACTTTTCTTCAGCTAAAGCTTCTAAACCTTTTACCGAGACCCATATTGATTATGTTGAACTTCTAGCCCAGTGGTTAGGCTCAGAATACGCGCGCAAAGAATCGGTCTCCCAGTTAGTGCAAGCAAATAAGATGCTTAACAAATTGGAAAATGTTGCGAAAATTGGTTCTTGGGAGGTTGATTTAGCCACTGATAAAATCACATGGAGCGATCAAACACGTAAAATTCACGAAGTCGCAAGCGATTACGTACCTGAGTTAAATTCAGCGATTCAATTTTACAAAGATCGCAGTAGAGATACCGTAACTAAAGCTGTTGAAAGCGCTGTTGCGCATGGTGAAGATTGGAATCTGGAAGTTGAACTCATTACAGCTAAAGGAAAAAATATTTGGGTTTCCACACATGGCAGTGCTGAATTTGAAGACGGACAGTGCAAAAGGTTATTTGGTACATTTCAAGATATAACTGAAGCGGTTACGTTGCGAAACGAATTAAAGAAACAAAAAATCGAAGCTGAACTAGCGCTTAGGGACAGAAGCATTCTTTTTGCAAAGGTTAGCCATGAACTAAGAACTCCCTTAAATGGCATCACCGGTATGCTTACGGCGTTAGTTGATGAAGGGAATGCTGAACGACGAAAGGAAATGCTTCAGGTCGCTTTGAGAAGCTCAGACAATCTGTTAAAAATAATCAATGAAGTGCTTGATTACTCCAAGCTTAGCCATGGCAGCATGAAGTTAGAGCCCAGCCACTTTTTGCTAAAGACGTCATTTGTTGACCTTGCGTCCATGTACCTACCCCTTTTTACTAAAAAATCGATAGACTTCTTTGTCAACTTGGATATATCCGATTCTTGTTGGGTATACGTAGATAGCACACGCTTGAGCCAGATCGTGTCAAACTTATTGAGTAACTCGCTAAAATTTACTGATAAAGGCGAAGTCAAATTAACTGCATCTGCAAAAGGGGGGAATGGTAAAGTACATTTAGCTATTGTGATAGAGGATACCGGTGTTGGCATGACTCAGCCATTTTTGAAATCAATATTTACACCGTTTCGGCAAGACATCAGAGATATTTCGGTGAAAAATAGAGGAACGGGTTTAGGGCTTTCCATCGTAAAGGAACTGGTGGACATGATGGGCGGGAGTATTAATGTCCAAAGCGAGAAAAATATAGGCTCTACATTTAGGGTGGAGCTTACGGTCGCTACTGGACAAGAAGATCTTTCCGACAGAAATGACAACGACACTGCTTTAATAGACGGTTCAAGGTTAAATGTGCTAGTTGTCGATGATAACGAAATCAATCGGCTCGTAATGGAAGCGAGTTTAAATAAATTCCATATAACGCCTGATTTCGCAGTAGACGGTAGAGACGCAGTTTATAAGTGCGAGGAAAATAGCTACGACTTAATTTTTATGGATTGTGTAATGCCAGAGCTAGATGGCTTGGATGCCACTAGGATATTGCGACAGCGGGGGTTAGTGGCAGATGAAACGGTCATTGCTGCACTTACTGCAAATACCGCAGACGCTGATAAACAAGCATGCAAAAAAGCGGGAATGAATCTGTTTATTGCTAAACCCTTTAAGATGAAAAGCATATACACTGCTGTGGAAAGCGCATTAGCCAAAATAAATTTACGATAA
- a CDS encoding protein-tyrosine phosphatase family protein yields the protein MAHPPDIDYSESFSGFKIAGGSICLGTAPDAKRCVALRNAGFTHIATVQTSDESARTVQHAVQESGVTWIWLPFEHTIQCSESEQAHLQQYIVELQQTLQKAGSVYLHCDNSLRRCGLLFFALCHYLRLPSANAYSALHCFDAKSANGLPRQELEWAAALGSSLR from the coding sequence ATGGCTCACCCCCCTGATATAGATTACAGCGAATCATTCTCTGGATTTAAAATAGCTGGCGGAAGTATTTGCCTGGGTACTGCGCCTGATGCGAAGCGCTGCGTTGCTTTGCGCAATGCTGGATTTACCCATATTGCCACGGTGCAAACCTCCGACGAAAGTGCAAGAACAGTGCAACATGCTGTCCAGGAGAGCGGGGTTACATGGATTTGGCTCCCTTTTGAACATACCATCCAATGTAGCGAAAGCGAGCAGGCCCACCTACAACAATATATCGTTGAGCTTCAACAAACGCTGCAAAAAGCCGGTAGCGTTTACCTTCATTGCGATAATTCATTAAGACGTTGTGGCTTGCTCTTCTTTGCTCTTTGCCACTATCTGCGCCTGCCCTCTGCCAATGCGTACTCCGCTTTACACTGCTTTGATGCCAAAAGTGCCAACGGTTTGCCTCGCCAAGAGTTGGAATGGGCCGCGGCATTAGGTTCTTCATTGCGCTAA